One segment of Streptomyces sp. TG1A-8 DNA contains the following:
- a CDS encoding acyl-CoA carboxylase subunit beta translates to MTVLEETTGEPTGEPADARGRVAELHEIRAQAVAGPSEKATEAQHAKGKLTARERIELLLDPGSFQEVEQLRRHRATGFGLESKKPYTDGVVTGWGTVEGRTVFVYAHDFRIFGGALGEAHAIKIHKIMDMAIAAGAPLVSLNDGAGARIQEGVSALAGYGGIFQRNTRASGVIPQISVMLGPCAGGAAYSPALTDFVFMVRETSQMFITGPDVVKAVTGEEITQNGLGGADVHAETSGVCHFAYDDEETCIAEVRYLLSLLPQNNRENPPRVECSDPVERRSDVLLDLVPADGNRPYDMAKVIEEIVDDGEYLEVHERWARNIICALARLDGQVVGIIANQPQVLAGVLDIEASEKAARFVQMCDAFNVPIVTFLDVPGFLPGVDQEHGGIIRHGAKLLYAYCNATVPRISLILRKAYGGAYIVMDSQSIGADLTYAWPTNEIAVMGAEGAANVIFRRQIAEAEDPEAMRQKMVKEYKAELMHPYYAAERGLVDDVIDPAETREVLVKSLAMLQSKHADLPSRKHGNPPQ, encoded by the coding sequence ATGACCGTTTTGGAAGAGACGACGGGTGAGCCGACCGGCGAGCCGGCGGACGCGCGCGGGCGGGTCGCCGAGTTGCACGAGATCCGTGCGCAGGCCGTGGCGGGCCCCAGCGAGAAGGCGACCGAGGCGCAGCACGCCAAGGGCAAGCTGACGGCACGGGAGCGCATCGAGCTGCTCCTGGACCCGGGTTCCTTCCAGGAGGTCGAGCAGCTGCGCCGGCACCGGGCGACCGGTTTCGGCCTGGAGTCGAAGAAGCCGTACACCGACGGTGTGGTCACCGGCTGGGGCACGGTCGAGGGCCGCACGGTCTTCGTGTACGCGCACGACTTCCGGATCTTCGGCGGCGCGCTGGGCGAGGCCCACGCCATCAAGATCCACAAAATCATGGACATGGCCATCGCGGCCGGTGCCCCGCTGGTCTCCCTGAACGACGGCGCGGGCGCCCGCATCCAGGAGGGCGTCAGCGCGCTGGCCGGTTACGGCGGCATCTTCCAGCGCAACACCCGGGCCTCCGGCGTCATCCCGCAGATCTCCGTCATGCTCGGCCCGTGCGCCGGCGGCGCCGCCTACTCGCCGGCCCTGACGGACTTCGTCTTCATGGTCCGCGAGACCTCGCAGATGTTCATCACCGGCCCGGACGTCGTCAAGGCGGTCACCGGTGAGGAGATCACCCAGAACGGCCTGGGCGGCGCGGACGTGCACGCCGAGACCAGCGGCGTCTGCCACTTCGCGTACGACGACGAGGAGACGTGCATCGCCGAGGTGCGCTACCTGCTGTCGCTGCTGCCGCAGAACAACCGTGAGAACCCGCCGCGGGTGGAGTGCTCCGACCCGGTGGAGCGCCGCTCCGACGTCCTCCTCGACCTGGTCCCGGCCGACGGCAACCGCCCGTACGACATGGCCAAGGTCATCGAGGAGATCGTCGACGACGGCGAGTACCTGGAGGTCCACGAGCGCTGGGCGCGCAACATCATCTGCGCCCTGGCCCGGCTCGACGGCCAGGTCGTCGGCATCATCGCCAACCAGCCCCAGGTGCTGGCGGGTGTCCTGGACATCGAGGCGAGCGAAAAAGCTGCGCGCTTCGTTCAGATGTGTGACGCTTTCAATGTCCCGATCGTCACCTTCCTGGACGTGCCGGGGTTCCTCCCCGGCGTGGACCAGGAGCACGGCGGCATCATCCGCCACGGCGCGAAGCTGCTGTACGCCTACTGCAACGCGACCGTGCCGCGGATTTCGCTGATCCTGCGCAAGGCGTACGGAGGTGCCTACATCGTCATGGACAGCCAGTCCATCGGCGCCGACCTCACCTACGCCTGGCCGACGAACGAGATCGCGGTGATGGGCGCCGAAGGCGCGGCCAACGTCATCTTCCGCCGGCAGATCGCCGAGGCCGAGGACCCCGAGGCGATGCGGCAGAAGATGGTCAAGGAGTACAAGGCCGAGCTGATGCACCCGTACTACGCGGCCGAGCGCGGTCTGGTCGACGACGTCATCGACCCGGCCGAGACCCGCGAAGTGCTGGTGAAGTCCCTGGCGATGCTGCAGTCCAAGCACGCCGACCTGCCCTCCCGCAAGCACGGCAACCCGCCGCAGTAA
- a CDS encoding acyl-CoA carboxylase epsilon subunit — protein sequence MNTPDIRVEKGHAEPEEVAALTAVLLARAAARPTAPAHGGGRPKAGWRRLEREPGFRAPHSWH from the coding sequence ATGAACACGCCCGACATCCGCGTCGAGAAGGGCCATGCCGAGCCCGAGGAAGTCGCCGCCCTCACGGCCGTCCTGCTGGCCCGCGCCGCCGCCCGCCCGACGGCCCCGGCCCACGGCGGTGGCCGCCCGAAGGCGGGCTGGCGCCGTCTGGAGCGCGAGCCCGGCTTCCGCGCACCGCACAGCTGGCACTAG
- a CDS encoding ricin-type beta-trefoil lectin domain protein, with protein MRRPQRATRLLLAGLLASAGLTTLGVPHAQAAGEQVTAWLTTTDDSGGRHVVRGLQAQTPFAFQSGTGGGGENITVDENTRYQTFTGGGASFTDTAAWLMNSSGALSQATRDATMRKLFSPTDGIGLSFLRNPMGASDLARYGYTYDDVPAGQTDPNLAKFSIAHDLADVVPLTRQALQLNPSLTVMASPWTAPAWMKDSGSLNGGWLKAEDYGAYASYFVKYLQAYKDQGVNVSYVTAQNEPTCCSGYPSMSWNASGLAYFTKSELLPKLQAAGLSTKVLAHDWNWDVYDSYAAQTVDDAAVRNHPNFGGIAWHGYGGDIAKQTTVHNQYPTLDAFGTEHSGGTWIANQQREDMSDIIDYTRNWAKSVTKWSLAVDQNMGPHNGGCGTCTGLVTVHNGDGASGSVDYTVEYYDMGHLTKFVRPGAQRIASTASAAVPNVAWRNPDGSKALIAYNDSSSAKSVTINWGSQHATYSLPGKTSATFTWSGAQASGGGQSGSFVGLAGKCLDVASGSTANGTAVQLYDCNGSTAQKWTVAADGSIQALGKCLDVVSASTADGAKVQLYDCNGTGAQRWSYNASTGDVVNTAANKCLDVTDNSSVNGARAQIWTCTGAANQKWKLQ; from the coding sequence ATGAGAAGACCCCAGCGCGCGACTCGGCTCCTGCTGGCGGGCCTGCTGGCCTCCGCCGGGCTGACCACCCTCGGCGTCCCCCACGCGCAAGCGGCCGGGGAGCAGGTCACGGCCTGGCTCACCACCACCGACGACTCCGGCGGGCGGCACGTCGTGCGCGGACTGCAGGCGCAGACGCCGTTCGCCTTCCAGTCCGGCACCGGTGGCGGCGGCGAGAACATCACCGTGGACGAGAACACCCGCTACCAGACGTTCACCGGCGGCGGCGCGTCCTTCACGGACACCGCGGCCTGGCTGATGAACAGCAGCGGCGCGCTGTCGCAGGCGACGCGGGACGCGACCATGCGCAAGCTGTTCTCGCCGACGGATGGCATCGGCCTGTCGTTCCTGCGCAACCCGATGGGGGCCTCCGACCTCGCGCGGTACGGGTACACGTACGACGACGTGCCGGCCGGGCAGACCGACCCGAACCTGGCCAAGTTCTCCATCGCGCACGACCTCGCCGACGTCGTCCCGCTGACCAGGCAGGCCCTGCAGCTCAACCCGTCCCTGACGGTGATGGCCTCGCCGTGGACGGCGCCGGCCTGGATGAAGGACAGCGGCTCGCTCAACGGCGGCTGGCTGAAGGCGGAGGACTACGGCGCCTACGCCTCCTACTTCGTGAAGTACCTCCAGGCGTACAAGGACCAGGGCGTCAACGTCTCGTACGTCACCGCGCAGAACGAGCCGACGTGCTGCTCGGGCTATCCGTCGATGAGCTGGAACGCGAGCGGGCTGGCCTACTTCACCAAGAGCGAGCTGCTGCCCAAGCTCCAGGCGGCGGGCCTGTCCACGAAGGTCCTCGCGCACGACTGGAACTGGGACGTCTACGACTCCTACGCGGCCCAGACCGTGGACGACGCGGCGGTGCGCAACCACCCCAACTTCGGCGGGATCGCCTGGCACGGCTACGGCGGTGACATCGCCAAGCAGACGACCGTGCACAACCAGTACCCGACGCTGGACGCGTTCGGCACCGAGCACTCCGGCGGCACCTGGATCGCCAACCAGCAGCGCGAGGACATGTCCGACATCATCGACTACACGCGCAACTGGGCGAAGTCGGTGACCAAGTGGTCGCTCGCGGTGGACCAGAACATGGGCCCGCACAACGGCGGCTGCGGCACCTGCACCGGGCTGGTCACCGTGCACAACGGGGACGGCGCGAGCGGGAGCGTCGACTACACCGTCGAGTACTACGACATGGGCCACCTGACCAAGTTCGTCCGGCCGGGCGCGCAGCGCATCGCGTCCACGGCGTCGGCCGCCGTGCCGAACGTGGCCTGGCGCAACCCGGACGGCAGCAAGGCGCTGATCGCGTACAACGACTCCTCCTCGGCGAAGAGCGTCACCATCAACTGGGGTTCCCAGCACGCGACCTACTCGCTGCCCGGGAAGACCTCGGCCACCTTCACCTGGTCCGGTGCCCAGGCGAGCGGCGGCGGCCAGAGCGGCTCGTTCGTCGGCCTCGCCGGCAAGTGCCTGGACGTGGCGAGCGGGTCGACCGCGAACGGCACGGCGGTGCAGCTCTACGACTGCAACGGCAGCACCGCCCAGAAGTGGACCGTGGCGGCCGACGGCTCGATCCAGGCGCTCGGCAAGTGCCTGGACGTGGTGTCGGCCTCGACGGCGGACGGCGCGAAGGTCCAGCTGTACGACTGCAACGGAACCGGTGCGCAGCGGTGGTCGTACAACGCCTCCACGGGCGATGTGGTGAACACGGCCGCCAACAAGTGCCTCGACGTG
- a CDS encoding ATP/GTP-binding protein, which translates to MDFASSSGGPSRSTTSAKIVVAGGFGVGKTTFVGAVSEINPLRTEAVMTSASAGIDDLTHTGDKTTTTVAMDFGRITLDQDLILYLFGTPGQDRFWFMWDDLVRGAIGAIVLVDTRRLADCFPAVDYFENSGLPFVIALNGFDGQQPYSPDEVREALQIGPDTPIITTDARHRADAKSALITLVEHALMARLR; encoded by the coding sequence GTGGACTTCGCAAGCTCTAGCGGCGGTCCTTCCCGCTCCACCACCTCCGCGAAGATCGTGGTGGCGGGCGGCTTCGGCGTGGGCAAGACCACGTTCGTCGGCGCCGTCTCGGAGATCAACCCGCTGCGCACGGAGGCCGTCATGACGTCCGCTTCGGCAGGCATCGACGACCTCACCCACACCGGGGACAAGACCACCACCACGGTGGCGATGGACTTCGGCCGCATCACCCTGGACCAGGACCTGATCCTGTACCTGTTCGGCACCCCCGGCCAGGACCGGTTCTGGTTCATGTGGGACGACCTGGTGCGCGGCGCGATCGGCGCGATCGTCCTGGTGGACACCCGGCGTCTCGCGGACTGCTTCCCGGCGGTCGACTACTTCGAGAACTCCGGCCTGCCCTTCGTCATCGCCCTCAACGGCTTCGACGGCCAGCAGCCCTACTCGCCCGACGAGGTCCGCGAGGCCCTGCAGATCGGCCCCGACACCCCGATCATCACGACCGACGCCCGCCACCGCGCGGACGCCAAGAGCGCGCTGATCACGCTGGTGGAGCACGCCCTGATGGCACGACTGCGGTAG
- a CDS encoding DUF742 domain-containing protein translates to MATPPGGPYSDNWSYGPAQGPGDGSWYDVPSTPRHRRPYAPQGPGPSPYDQPPAPRIQPVQPHRPEPAPAANNPLVRPYAMTGGRTRPRYQLAIEALVHTTAAPHQMQGQLPEHQRICNLCREIKSVAEISALLTIPLGVARILVADLAEAGLVAIHQPGGDENAGGQPDVTLLERVLSGLRKL, encoded by the coding sequence GTGGCAACACCCCCAGGCGGTCCGTACTCGGACAACTGGTCGTACGGCCCTGCCCAGGGCCCGGGCGACGGCTCCTGGTACGACGTCCCCTCCACCCCCCGCCACCGCCGGCCCTACGCCCCGCAGGGCCCCGGCCCTTCGCCGTACGACCAGCCGCCCGCGCCGCGCATCCAGCCGGTGCAGCCGCACCGCCCCGAACCGGCGCCGGCGGCGAACAACCCCCTGGTGCGTCCGTACGCCATGACCGGCGGCCGGACCCGCCCGCGCTACCAGCTCGCCATCGAGGCGCTGGTGCACACCACCGCTGCTCCGCACCAGATGCAGGGCCAGCTGCCCGAGCATCAGCGGATCTGCAACCTGTGCCGGGAGATCAAGTCGGTGGCCGAGATCTCGGCCCTGCTGACGATTCCCCTCGGCGTGGCCAGGATCCTCGTCGCCGACTTGGCGGAGGCAGGCCTGGTCGCCATCCATCAGCCCGGCGGCGACGAGAACGCCGGTGGCCAGCCAGACGTGACACTGCTCGAAAGGGTGCTCAGTGGACTTCGCAAGCTCTAG
- a CDS encoding roadblock/LC7 domain-containing protein, with protein MSQAAQNLNWLITNFVDNTPGVSHTVVVSADGLLLAMSEGFPRDRADQLAAVASGLTSLTAGASRIFEGGSVNQTVVEMERGFLFIMSISDGSSLAVLAHPEADIGLIGYEMALLVDRAGTVLTPDLRAELQGSLLN; from the coding sequence ATGAGCCAGGCGGCACAGAACCTGAACTGGTTGATCACCAACTTCGTGGACAACACCCCGGGGGTGTCCCACACGGTGGTGGTCTCCGCCGACGGACTCCTTCTGGCGATGTCCGAAGGCTTTCCCCGCGACCGCGCCGACCAGCTCGCGGCCGTCGCCTCCGGTCTGACGTCTCTGACGGCAGGCGCCTCGCGTATCTTCGAGGGCGGCAGCGTGAACCAGACGGTTGTGGAGATGGAGCGGGGGTTCCTCTTCATCATGTCCATCTCGGACGGTTCGTCGCTCGCTGTCCTGGCCCACCCGGAGGCGGACATCGGTCTCATCGGGTACGAGATGGCCCTGCTGGTGGACCGCGCGGGCACCGTCCTCACCCCGGATCTCCGCGCGGAGCTCCAGGGAAGCCTTCTCAACTAG